In Hahella sp. HNIBRBA332, the genomic window GCGCGCCGAGGTTCGTGGTTTTCCCACTCAGCGCCGGGCCATAGTAGACCAGCTTCAAAGTCAGTCGATTCGTCTGTTCATCCAGCTCCGCCATAATGCTCCTTCCCGGCAAGACTTCTCCGGCTGGGATATACCCTATCCCCTCAGTATAGAAGACTTCCTCAGAGGCGCCGCATTTAATAGCTGAAGCCAAACAGACGCGTCAGTCCGTCTCCATCAGGTACAGACGCATACCGCGAGCCTGATAGTTCGCAAGCGCGCCAGGGTGATCCAACGTACAGGTGTGCACCCACACCCGCTCCGCTCCCCAGTTCCACGCTTCGCGAATGCATTGCGTAAGCAGATAGCCGCCAAGCCCTTGACCAATGAACTTGGGGGCCAGTCCGAAGTAGGAAATTTCCACCTGCCGTTCAGGCTGTTTCTGCAGTTCAAAGTAACCCGCCGGCGAGCCTTTGACATACGCCACCCAGGTGCGCAGGTTCTCGTTCTCCGCATAGTCCCGCCACTGCTCGTCGCTCCAGGATAACTTATCCGTCCATCCCCAGGCGCCGCCCACCAGCGTGTAGAGAA contains:
- a CDS encoding GNAT family N-acetyltransferase: MQTVSTYYLEMTSPSDLRAKSPVGELQIMECAIRQFEYSRFLYTLVGGAWGWTDKLSWSDEQWRDYAENENLRTWVAYVKGSPAGYFELQKQPERQVEISYFGLAPKFIGQGLGGYLLTQCIREAWNWGAERVWVHTCTLDHPGALANYQARGMRLYLMETD